A window from Triticum aestivum cultivar Chinese Spring chromosome 6D, IWGSC CS RefSeq v2.1, whole genome shotgun sequence encodes these proteins:
- the LOC123144883 gene encoding uncharacterized protein, whose protein sequence is MWSCSSMLSSSFRDGRRAAEFAAIGFIKREVNMVGFCTVDFAKGSPDAILLDKACLVLWDEAPMVRCHCFEALDRIFRDILAVYDSSRSLFPLRGKVVVVSGDFKQVLPVMQEGAKTGIIGASLVMSPLWRHIKLYVMSARIEKTIGLIAFGRGGRKNRNNDAYVDSKYSY, encoded by the exons ATGTGGAGTTGCAGTTCCATGTTGTCATCATCATTCAGGGATGGACGACGAGCAGCTGAGTTTGCTGCCATTGGATTCATTAAACGGGAGGTCAATATGGTTGGCTTTTGCACTGTGGACTTTGCCAAG GGTTCCCCAGATGCGATTTTGCTTGATAAAGCTTGCTTGGTCCTGTGGGATGAAGCTCCAATGGTGCGCTGTCACTGTTTCGAAGCTCTTGATAGAATTTTCAGAGATATACTTGCAGTATATGATAGCTCAAGGTCACtcttccctttaagaggaaaggttGTTGTTGTTAGTGGCGATTTTAAGCAAGTACTTCCTGTTATGCAAGAAGGTGCTAAGACTGGAATTATTGGAGCTTCTCTGGTCATGTCACCTTTATGGAGGCATATCAAG CTCTACGTGATGTCTGCAAGGATTGAGAAGACAATTGGTCTGATTGCTTTCGGAAGAGGTGGCAGAAAGAATAGAAACAATGATGCCTATGTTGATTCAAAGTATAGTTATTAA